The Denticeps clupeoides chromosome 1, fDenClu1.1, whole genome shotgun sequence genome segment CTAAAATCTAAGTCAATGGAACTTAATAATAATCAGGTTAGAGTATAATCATTTCTGAACTCCTATGATGCAGTACACTAGGTTGTAGAGCATCTGCCCTCATGCAACATCTCTGGGGTATCGATTACAGACAGGCCTAAAGGCTTTGTTGAGTGCGAGTGCAAAAATCCATTATGTTATTTAGCTGGAGCATTTAGGCTAGCATTGATTCAACTAAAATACACTTGCATTACCATAAAGCGTCCTCCATCAGCAAGTAGGGGGTTCCCTGCAGGACTCAAACACGCCCAACATCCTCACAGAATCAGGCTAATGGGATACTGGAGGAGTAAATGCCTAATGGCAACTCCATAAAGCGCTATTTTACGTAACCTGTGAGCTAAGACATGTATTCCACACAGAGCACATTGGTTGGAACATGATAAAGATAAATTTTCAGATGAgtttcaatatatttatttatttattgcaacaCACTGAAAAAATCTCGAAAGAAAAGTCAGTGCTGTAAAGTTAGCTAAACACAACCCTGCATGGCATCTCCAACATTCCACTTCATTTTGACCTTCATCCATATGTCTTTGCCCTCCGTCCCTCTCACTGGATGCTAACACAGCTCTGATTGTGTTACACTCAGGAGACACACATACTCAAAGGCTCAGGTTGCAAATTACTGCAGATCCCAAAAAGCCTATCTGCAAGGAGGTTACACTGCACGCAGTCTCCCACTGCACACTGCAATGTGGctttatattaacatttaccAAAACAGACATTAAGcattatacagttttttttttttttagaaactacACACTTCCTACAAACACTACTATACCATTGAATTCTAAAAGTACTATTGAATCCCATAGAAaaatcccataaaaaaaaaaaaaaaaaaaaaaaaaaaaagatatatacacGTGTGAGAGAAAACCCTGAAATCTACAAATGAGATCTGGCTGTCTGAAGAACGCCACttcagtgtgggtgtgtgtgtaccaaTCATATTTGATGATAAAAATGCTGACATTTAGATTAAACTATTACTAAGTATTTATAAAAATAGAAACAAAATTACACCAAGCAACCtgtacaaatattaaatatctgAATGTATGGTAGTAATGTACATTACTaccataatgcaaaaaaaagaaaagaaaaacagtggatggagttttttttttttttttttgcttatgagCAAGTTGTTGGCTCTCTATGCAATTTAAAATGGATTACGGGGCAGAATTCCTTATTGATTAGGGCATAGTAAAAGACAGCGTGGCTGTTTAAGAACAGTTTAAGGTGTGTACCTTTTGTCTTAAACTACATTCACCTTTGACTAAACAAACTTAAATGAATGAACTAATAAATCTTAACTGGTGGAATAGCCCACATAGAAAAGTCTAACATGTGGATTTGAAAACCATTCATAAGACAGTCAATGACAGTCATAATACCATGCttacttgtttgtttattcTGAAAGAGAGCACTGCCAATACAGTACTGCCAAAATATATTACATCACgattaaataaatgaacgtTGTCATGTTTCGAATTCGTCGCTTAGTTGTTCATTACAGCTTGAGGGCAGCCAGTGCTAAGCTAAAGCCCTAAACCAAGTAGCCTAATGCTAACTAAATGGTCAAGTGTACCCGGTTATCACGAGGAAACCTGTGTTACCTGGTGTAATGGAAGTAACTAAGCCATCGAACGTAACCAACAGATATTAGCAGAAAGTATAATGACAACGCGCGTATCGTTTCCCGCAGCCGTCCACGGAACAGGCTAGTTGAGTAAACTGCGAGAAGCCACTAACTAACGGGTCTACTGAGGCGTTAGCGACTTAGCATGTTAGCTCACACGCCAGCGTCAACTATGGCCGGCGACACATTTTAAACACGACAGCTGACAAAAGCGGCACGAACCTCGTGCGAAATGATTTACACCTGCAGCTTCGCGGACGGCGAAGTAAGCATAACTCCATAAAACATTAACCGGCCAGCGCTTGTCACCTAAGCTAACTTAGGCAGCTAAGTGACAGGTTTGCTTAGCAGGCTAGTGGACAAGACCGTCAACAAGGTGGCCGACAGTCATAAGCTGAGAGaacatacatattttatacataaaacGTACTGAAAGGGTTTTTTGTTCCCATTTTCCGGAATCGTTTAtgcaaaaagatttttttgcatTCAAAACAAACGATACATAAGGTGCTGAGGTCTGCTATTATCATACGCAATTATGAGGTGCTTTTTatgttatacttttttttttttacacagggcTTATTACGTGCAATGTAGAAACTGACATATttagtgattttattttattcttccaCCCAGCATGACCATTAATCTAAGTATAGTATATGCTTcgaatatatatatgaatataatatatatatatatatatatatatatatatatttttatatattatttttaaaaaagggacaTGATTCTACTCAAAGGGTGGCGTGCAATGCACTCGTTTTCTCACCTCCTGCTCGGTATCCCCCTGTTCTGACACCCCAATTTCACTCGGCAGTTCGGCCAGGTCCGTGACCCGTATCAGCCCATCGTGGAGGAAAATCGTCTCCTCCTTCACCGACAGCCACTGGGACGAATCGACGCCCCCCGagcccatctctctctccccggtGAATCAGAAATCTCCGACGGCGCGCGGTGGCCTCTAGCCGGCAGCGCACATCGCGGTTCCAGCTTCCTCCCACGGTAAACACCGGCGAGTTGGGGTTAGCGGAGAGGCGCCCGGCTCGCCCGGCTGGAGGGTGGGCTCGGCTCTCCGTTCGGATTCTCTCCGGTGTTGTCGCTGGAGTGGGCGTGACGCCGAGTCGCCGCCGACGGTGTTATTTTCGCACCGTTTCGTCGGCGGCTTCACGGTGCAGCCGAGATCCCGGCATGGGCAGCCCGTGGAGGGTAATACGCTCGGTTAGGTGTCAGGTCCTCTTTATCAGCGGCCAGCCAGATAATGAAACCTCCTATACTGTCAGCGAGACGCCATTTTTCCGGGGCAGAGTccttcccagcatgccctgctTTTTTACGATAAACATTCTAAAAAAATTGACCAATGAGAGAACTTAAATTTTAAACGTGAGACTGGCCTGCAAATTTCATAATGGTGGCAAAGAAACCCCTAAAGGTGAGCAAATGTCAAAGCAGCCTGCTCGAAGCACAGCTTTCTGCAAAGGCCAAACGAACAGTTTACACCAACAGCAAAATAAAGATGACTACACGTTTTTGACTCGACGGCATTTGGCtttgaaagtgaattgaaaAGAGGTCCTCTAAAATTACTGCTATGCTTATGTACACAACAAactcataaaatattaattgaacAAACAAGTATTCATAATATGCTGAATTAACTTATTCTTGTCATAATTTTCTGTCACAAAATAGAATTCTATTTATGTGTCACATCATAATGGATTGTATAGCAAACCATTATGAAAATACAATAAAGTAAAGGTGAtaaacagcacaacacaacgaaatgtgtccactgcttttaacccattgctcttggtgagcagtacttagctcattggcacctcagtagcaccttggtggatcaggattcaccggctaccttctgattacggggccacttccttaaccactatgccaccactgcccctaatgtgCAATGTCATCACACAGTGTGCTTATCTTATGTTTATATTAAAGAAAGCAGATGAGCCCTAAATTGACTCAGAATGTGAGAGTATTCTTTTCAGAAGCATAGAGAAAAGATGACCTAGCCAATTTTGGATCTGCCTTGACCTCATGGGGAAAAAGTGCATCTAGACAAATCTTCTGATGATTGGCCAGTTGCAGTACCTCACAGTACCTGAAGGGTTGCTGATaagaaagaacaaaatgtaTGTACAACTTCATCTTTGACCGTGACATCTTTTTATTACATATAAGGTTGATTCTGCTGATAAATTAGTTAAGTATTTGTAACAAgattttataaacatttattcatgttataCAGACTATGGAGATAATGAAAAAAACTGAGCATTAGCATCCCCATGTGGACAATTATGGTGCAGAAGAAGGGTTTGAGTAATACCAACTTTCTAAAAAATGATTTGCCTAATATTATGATttactctataaaaaaaaaaaaaaaaaaaaaaaaattctcactgcagattataaataaaacagaagattTCCAAAGTAATATCATTCTTTGCTGGCAATCTTTATACATCGCTTATACAGAAGAATAGGGGCTCTTTTTCTTTGACTTGCTGATGTCTTTTTCATCACTGTTGTGCCTTGCCAGAGCTTATTTTTTCTCAATGCAAGCTCCAGATCTGTCACATTGAAGACTGAAGCTGAACATCTTCAAAGAAATCAGACAGACAACTACTCAATTATAAATTGCTCAATCATATACACCAATGTGCAACATGTGCAATTCCAATTCCTCATTTCATCCCCTCCTGGTCCTTATCTCTCACCTTGGGTTTTCTGCGCAGCCAGTGGCACTTGGCAATTCGAAGCAATTGAAAGAGACGTGTTCCTGCAGGAGGGCCTGAATGAATTTGGCTTGGTGTCTGATTTGACCAGCCAGCCTACGGAAAGAGGAAGACACATTTAAGCATATATTATGGATATTGAAATGATAGATAAGCGAGATAGTTcaaaaatatgtgtatatggTACCTTCTCTGACAGTCACAGTGGTACACAGTCTTTGATTCCATGTTGCGATATCcatattttttctcaaaagGGAGTATTTTATATTTGCAGTCATCCAGATATTTCAAGTGCCTGCAGTGCCGCACATTACCTAAAGACCAGTAAGCCATTGCAAATTAATGGTTACAAGTGGAACTGTAAAAAAAGTAGCAGTTCTGTAAAAACGGATTAGGTATTGTCCATAATTTCAGTGTGAAGGCTCTTGGCTTCCCCACGCTAAAATGGCATCTCTGGAATGTAGGCGAATTTTACGATCATTCCACCGAACTTTCCACCCCTAAGGTGATGCAACTGCATATGAGAAAAAACAACTGGGACCCTGACATGACAAGTTATCAGTATGATAATAATATTTGATAGAACTATTAcattttgatgatctgatgGTTTACTCATTGTGACATAGACCCCTCACATCAACTACACTGTTATTCTTCAGACTAAAACAAAATCTGTTAAAGAGCACTGTATCTATCCTCAGCATGTCCGCTCATTACACTTTACCAGTCAATTTACCAGCTGGAGCAGTAGAGACTCTGTGCTTTGGTGGTGCAGACTGGGTTTTCAGAAGCACCGTAGATGGGCTTATTTTGGCTGGTGCCTCAGTACTTGATCCCCATAAAGATGTGGTCATCTGAGTTGGCATCTCAGTTGACATGACAGGTATAGACGTCTGACCTGAGGAGGGCCTTTGAGGTCTGCTTCTCTTGTCTGAGGAAACTGTAGTTGTCCTTGTCCTGTGAGATATAGTGCTCTCTGTAGGAGACTGGACTGATGGGGCTTTGTCCTTCGGAGGTGCAACAGGGATCTGTGATAATATGGAACTCTTAACTGCCGAAGTGATTGTTGTGAGACGTCTTGCTTTTTTACTTAAATGCTTCATTAACTTGGTGGGTCTCAAACCTTCCTTGATAGTTTTGAGCTTTGGCGAGTGGATGGAGCAGTCTTTTTTCAGTTGTCCTTTTGATTTCCTGGTTTTTGAATCCTCTGTTTGAGTATTATGTAGCTTTTGTTGACGGCATGTGTAGCTGCTGGGTTTGACTGTGTATGAAAGAGATGTATTTTTCCATGTACTGTTTCCATTTTTTGAATTAACCCCAAGCTTTTCAATGGTGCTGTTAAGCTTCTTTGATATTGACtcatgttttttgtgtattgTCTGGATTTTTGATGCCTTCTCTGGTACTCCTTTAGATTTCCCATCTGTTATAAGCGCAGGCATTGCTGTTGGAGGCAAAATATTTGCAGTCTGAGGCAAAATAGTTGTCAAAGTCAAAGATATGTTAGCCCGTTTAAGAAAAGCAGTCCCTGCCTTTTTGCACAACGTCCTTTTCCTTGGTTGAACTTTATCCTCTCTTACCAAATCCATTGCGATACAGTCTTGATGTGAGATGCCAAGCTTTTTTCTGCCCCTTTGCTTAGTGGTGTGGACAGCTGAAGGCTTGACAGTTGAGACAGATTGATCTCTATTTCTCATGCCCACCTGGAGGATATTGTAGGCAGTGGGGGTTTGGAAGATGGCATGGGGGACCATCTGAGTTTCTGTGCACCTATAGAATTACAAGAGAAGAGAAGGCCTGTTTTCATTCCATTTTTGCAATCATTTACTTCTTCACTTGATTCATTTCTTTCAATGGCTGGAGCTGTACAGAAGTGCTTCAGGTATGCAGTGATGTAACATTAACTACACACATGTAGTTACACACATAACTACATTTAAAGATGATCTAAGTTTTTAATGCCTTTGGTGTCTTGTGGCTGCTgaaaaattcacaaattcaaTTACCACAAAAGGAAATAGAACTGCGCATGAAACTGTGGCCATATCCATTTCTCACTCACACTTACTCACTTTCATTGATATACTTACATTCCCCACCAGTTGAGCTTTGTGCAGTATTGCTTCTGGCTAAACTCAAAGCAAGGCAGCTTGAGAATGTTGAAGAAGGTGTAGCCCACCATGTGCGAGATGGTCTCATTCACATTGAACAGGCACTCCCGGAATCTGTGGGAATTAAAAAGCTCATTTGGCTGTGTTTCACCAGCTATTACAAACATGCATTTCTACATTGGTATGCCCGCCAtgactggaatttttttttaacaaatggcAACACTCTTTTCTTCCTGAGGGGAAAAATGTGTCATACATATATTCACGGCCTACCATCACCTGTGTTTCATGCCTGTGCAAGCCCCCGTGAAGGTGGGCTGAGATGTTGCAGCAAGGATTTATAGACTTATAGCCGTGTTTCGCCTTGAGAGACAAAAGTTGAGCTGAGAGAGCAAGAGTTGAAAAGGATTCCACAAAACTTTCACCTGGGGCAAAGAAGGACGGGGAAAATATGTGTCTTGGGATTGCGGGGTGAACGTGGAACCCTTCGGGGCTGGGAAGGTGGTGTCAATCGCACTAACCTGCGGTCGCAGTCACAGTGTGAGATAGTGAAGAGGTTGCCGTTGAATACCCCAAAGTTCACTGCGAAGGCAGGTATGGTATGGTTGCAGTGGTCATGGTCGCGGCAGCACCTGTCCACATGCTCAAACATGCCTGAGAGGGACACCAACAGTTCCAAGTGACAGgaagattaattttttttaaaatctgtttaaGTCCTGCTCaagatatttaaaaagaaaataaatttacTACTGGAAAGATTTTatgtaatatatacatttcagaATGCTGTTGCACTCAGGAAAACATAATCAGAAGCTTCTTGAGGCAATATTCTTGACAATATCCTTGTTGCCAAATCAGCtgtaatatcaataataatctAATCATGCTTTCTGGCATAGTTTGATCATATCCATTGGGCCTCATCTATGTGCACGTTTACTGTGACAGTCACTAGGCATTGTCACATTTgagttatttttcatttctatcTCTTTTGACAATAATCACGCACAACATTTACGTGCCTGAGAGCTTCCGTGTTATTGCATATTATATTCGATATTGCATTTCCCACTCATTATTACAGTggggaggtggtggcctagcgggtaaggaaacaggcccacaatcagaagtttgccagtttgaatcccgaaccgccaaggtgccaccgagcaaagcaccgtccttaGTGCCccatgctcactaagggtgatgggttaaaagcagaggacacatttcgtcgtgtgcaccgtgtgctgcgtttcacaatgacaatcacttcacttttcagacTGAATAAGAAGGAAACACACAGACCATCGGCAAATTGCACTTGATGTGTAGGGAATAATCCGTTCATTAATATAGCCTACTGCACATCACACAGCGCAAAGCAGAATATGTTTTACCACCATAGACGAACCAGTGACTAACTTTTAAATGGCATGTAATGTCGTCTCCTTTAATATCAGATCACTCACCCAGCTCGCCGTAGTGGCGCGCCGCGCTTCCTGTTCCGCACCAGAGTGTCCCTGGAGCTACCCAAGAGCGCTTCGCTCGCCCTCCACCTCCAGCGCCGAGGGTTCGGACCAAAGTGTCGCCGCGCCGACCGACGTCCAGCCTCTTACACGGACCGCCCGGTGCCACTAACCAGCTCACGTCGTACCCTGCGGGCGAGACCTCTGCGGCGCGCCAGGTTCGACACATGGACAGGTAACGGTGCGTGACGGCGGGATCCCCGGTCACCGCGCAGTCCACAACCCGCCCGTCCTCGGTCCAGACGCCCCAGTACAACGCCAGGGCGTCGGTACGCCGACCACGTGGCCGGTGGAGGAAAGTGAGCCGGACCCCGGCGACGTCCGACT includes the following:
- the LOC114798159 gene encoding group 3 secretory phospholipase A2-like, translated to MPLSVLPLLVGSFWAVARTSGAPEHPGRPLCLRVESDVAGVRLTFLHRPRGRRTDALALYWGVWTEDGRVVDCAVTGDPAVTHRYLSMCRTWRAAEVSPAGYDVSWLVAPGGPCKRLDVGRRGDTLVRTLGAGGGGRAKRSWVAPGTLWCGTGSAARHYGELGMFEHVDRCCRDHDHCNHTIPAFAVNFGVFNGNLFTISHCDCDRRFRECLFNVNETISHMVGYTFFNILKLPCFEFSQKQYCTKLNWWGMCTETQMVPHAIFQTPTAYNILQVGMRNRDQSVSTVKPSAVHTTKQRGRKKLGISHQDCIAMDLVREDKVQPRKRTLCKKAGTAFLKRANISLTLTTILPQTANILPPTAMPALITDGKSKGVPEKASKIQTIHKKHESISKKLNSTIEKLGVNSKNGNSTWKNTSLSYTVKPSSYTCRQQKLHNTQTEDSKTRKSKGQLKKDCSIHSPKLKTIKEGLRPTKLMKHLSKKARRLTTITSAVKSSILSQIPVAPPKDKAPSVQSPTESTISHRTRTTTVSSDKRSRPQRPSSGQTSIPVMSTEMPTQMTTSLWGSSTEAPAKISPSTVLLKTQSAPPKHRVSTAPAGNVRHCRHLKYLDDCKYKILPFEKKYGYRNMESKTVYHCDCQRRLAGQIRHQAKFIQALLQEHVSFNCFELPSATGCAENPRCSASVFNVTDLELALRKNKLWQGTTVMKKTSASQRKRAPILLYKRCIKIASKE